A genomic segment from Tuwongella immobilis encodes:
- a CDS encoding DUF4365 domain-containing protein — protein MVNGKGDWTMPGKKKTRDFLERGVTHDIDEAAQRIFKSAIPMHWIENKLVRDYGKDYLIEISNAITREITGKTIYVQLKGVDGANYLYDSTVVAHKLELRHLTYYCDEIKEPVFLVVVDVQTKKGYWLFLQQYLASKKEWRSRKTYTLHIPVANDLADHIKLESEADRAIKYMRILSATTRERLDFDIQQLEAKDPRFQVIPTITRETTKYQLKALKPVAFSLTLKAPPKRGSDLADDLIGKGQAVPFAPGEVEFTGSPLFEEFNEVGGILRIVHKFDATVTLICLDEEGKEVARSMEIQGVVEGGRDEKHFRSKESRSPVEFEFGPLTQGKGGSVKIRGDSNVWKDQPLRLASYFELTHRLFTALVEHNRLIVECHQQGNLIFKVTMRMDNLEKIRPFVNFLDVLDKARKVARHFNLNPVYSEEIWKDDESVDEIITAYNVVFNNSHQVNPENHVITVTFTKSEAEKIVKQDVDLAGLKLYTSVDFKLPFMGNQLALGRLAVEATNVRMDLTVESLQQLLQEVGDGVKIPYVCSKSSSYVLRQLTDAEKEDQQEGQEHREQAN, from the coding sequence ATGGTCAACGGAAAAGGAGATTGGACAATGCCGGGGAAAAAAAAGACGAGGGATTTCCTTGAACGTGGTGTGACGCACGACATTGATGAGGCAGCGCAGCGAATCTTTAAGTCTGCGATTCCCATGCACTGGATTGAGAACAAACTGGTGCGGGACTACGGCAAGGACTACCTCATTGAGATCTCCAATGCTATCACCCGAGAGATCACGGGCAAAACCATCTATGTTCAACTCAAAGGGGTGGATGGGGCGAATTACCTATATGACAGCACCGTGGTTGCTCATAAACTCGAACTTCGCCACTTGACCTACTACTGCGACGAAATCAAGGAGCCGGTGTTTTTGGTTGTCGTGGATGTCCAGACTAAGAAAGGTTATTGGCTATTCCTTCAACAGTATCTGGCGAGCAAGAAGGAGTGGCGGTCGCGAAAGACTTATACATTGCACATCCCCGTCGCCAACGACTTGGCCGATCACATCAAGTTGGAATCTGAAGCAGACAGGGCGATTAAATACATGCGGATCTTATCGGCAACGACCAGGGAACGGCTGGATTTCGATATTCAACAGTTGGAGGCCAAAGACCCACGCTTCCAAGTAATCCCAACAATCACAAGGGAGACTACGAAATATCAACTCAAAGCTCTGAAACCCGTTGCCTTCAGCCTTACATTGAAGGCTCCCCCCAAGCGAGGCTCCGACTTAGCGGACGATCTGATTGGGAAAGGACAGGCTGTTCCCTTTGCCCCAGGCGAAGTCGAATTCACCGGATCGCCATTGTTTGAGGAATTCAATGAGGTTGGAGGGATACTCAGGATTGTACATAAATTTGATGCAACGGTGACGTTGATTTGCTTGGATGAGGAAGGAAAAGAAGTCGCTCGCAGCATGGAAATCCAAGGCGTTGTTGAAGGTGGCAGAGACGAAAAACACTTCAGGAGCAAGGAATCTCGGTCGCCAGTTGAGTTTGAGTTCGGCCCATTAACCCAAGGGAAAGGTGGCTCGGTCAAGATTCGCGGCGACAGTAATGTTTGGAAAGACCAACCTCTTCGCTTGGCAAGCTACTTCGAGCTAACGCATCGCCTCTTCACTGCCCTAGTCGAACACAATCGGTTGATTGTAGAATGTCACCAGCAAGGCAACCTGATCTTCAAGGTGACAATGCGGATGGACAACTTAGAGAAGATCCGACCATTCGTGAATTTCCTCGACGTCCTAGACAAGGCAAGGAAGGTTGCCCGGCACTTCAACCTCAATCCGGTATACAGCGAAGAGATCTGGAAAGATGACGAATCTGTCGATGAGATCATCACTGCATACAACGTGGTGTTCAACAACAGTCATCAGGTCAATCCAGAAAATCACGTAATCACTGTAACTTTCACTAAATCCGAGGCAGAAAAGATTGTCAAGCAAGATGTGGATTTGGCCGGACTGAAACTGTACACGAGCGTGGACTTCAAGCTGCCGTTCATGGGGAACCAACTTGCGCTCGGTCGGTTAGCCGTAGAAGCAACGAATGTAAGGATGGACCTGACCGTCGAATCGCTCCAGCAACTACTGCAGGAGGTTGGTGACGGTGTTAAAATCCCATACGTTTGCTCGAAATCGAGTTCATACGTCCTTCGACAACTTACCGATGCTGAAAAAGAGGATCAACAAGAAGGCCAGGAGCATCGGGAACAAGCCAATTGA